In a single window of the Necator americanus strain Aroian chromosome X, whole genome shotgun sequence genome:
- a CDS encoding hypothetical protein (NECATOR_CHRX.G22189.T2) codes for MVARLRLGRFNHATKAASLLVRQADRGQHPRRVILLMSTMCSSEARAYPRSDAHCPRPGNVANMRGLPARGRSRPKKLVRHRQQHPVRLATLNVGTLTGRSRELADSLRKRRVDICCVQETRWKGSKARELGDGYKLIYHGTSNRNGVGIILNESFRNSVTAVDRLSDRLMAVKVDTGEVELRVVSAYAPQMGCSEEEKACFWEDLEQYVQSLESEEVLLIGGDFNGHVGSWKDGFESCHGGYGYGARNDDGLRILEYAVASDLIIANTQYRKRKSHLITYTSGGRETQIDFWMLRRRDRRLLQDSKVILTDHVAAQHHLLVMDLKISRPRKRHPRTETQRIKWWNLKDRKEAAIRKKKSKYKLWWRTREPEDRDVYLAAKREAKKAVSKAKSDSYKAVYDMLDTREGERAVYRLVGARHRSTLDMEHTKIVKGADGAVLRRSGQILERWREYYNHLCNEEFCHPPIPTVPSVEGPVLPITAVGVSAALAKVKSNKATGPDDIPVDIWKLLGDRGSMWLATLLNKIVAEGRTPDVWQTSVTVPVWKGKGDIADCTSYRPIRLLCHTMKVFFVLEARLRKIVSVSLNQCGFVKDCTTVDAIHAVRILLEKHREKNRSVHLAFLDLEKAFDRVPHELLWMSMRSHRVPEEYMRWTKLLYAKPTSVVRCAVGTSRPFPVRVGVHQGSSLSSLLFILCMDTITKEIQKQHPWTLLFADDVMLASESRDDLQKQVQSWKDQLQQYGLRLNTSKTEYMECGPRIEDGSIRVDGTELNKVNCFKYLGSKVTSTGDIDQEGRARVNAAWMKWKMATGVLCDKKVPVRLKSKIYRTVVRPVALYGCECWPTTIALERVLHAMEMRMLRWTIGVTLKEKVSNDTVRSIFGVVPITEKMKEARLRWFGHVLRREEDSVAKTALKLDVSGVRPRGRPKIRWLDRVKLDMIDARLCTADAMDTTKWKTRSRKADPATTRDKR; via the exons atggtggcgagacttcgtctcggcaggttcaaccatgccacaaag gctgctagcttgctagtgcgacaagccgaccgaggacaacacccccgtcgcgtcatactgctaatgtctactatgtgttcttcagaagctagggcgtatcccagaagcgacgcgcattgtcctcgcccgggcaatgtggcaaatatgcgagggctaccggctagaggacgaagccggccaaagaagttagtccgccatcgccagcaacatccagtgcgcttggcaacacttaacgttgggacgcttactggaagaagtcgtgaactggcagacagtctcagaaaacgccgtgttgacatatgttgtgtacaggagactcgctggaaaggctccaaggcaagggaattaggcgatggctacaagctgatctaccacggcacatcaaatcgcaatggcgttggtatcatattgaacgagtcgtttagaaatagcgtcacagcggtggatcgactatcggatcgcttgatggctgtaaaagtagatacaggagaagtggaattgcgagtcgtctctgcttatgcgccacagatgggctgtagtgaagaagagaaggcgtgcttttgggaagatctggagcagtacgtccaatccctggaaagcgaagaagtacttttaatcggaggagacttcaacggacatgtcggttcttgGAAAGACGGATttgagagttgtcatggtggatacggctatggagctcgtaacgacgacgggttgcgaatcctggagtatgcggttgcaagtgacttgatcattgctaacacgcagtatcggaaaagaaaatcgcatttgatcacgtacaccagcggcggtcgtgaaacacaaatagatttctggatgttacgccgacgagatcgccgacttctgcaggattcaaaagtcatccttACAGatcatgtcgctgcccaacaccatctgctcgttatggacttgaaaatctcccgtccaaggaagagacatccaaggactgaaacacagcgcatcaaatggtggaatctgaaggatcgaaaggag GCGGCAATTCGtaagaagaagtccaagtataagctctggtggaggacacgtgagcctgaagatcgggatgtttacctagcggcgaagagggaggctaagaaggcagtctccaaggcgaagtcggacagctacaaggctgtgtacgacatgcttgataccagagaaggcgagcgggcagtgtatcgtttagtcggagcgcgtcatcgctcaacgttggatatggagcacaccaagatcgttaagggagctgatggagccgttctgcgccgctctggtcagatcctggagaggtggcgagagtactacaatcacttgtgtaacgaagagttctgtcatcctccgatcccaaccgttcccagcgtcgaaggtcctgttctaccaattactgccgtcggaGTCAGTGCTGCACTCGCAAAagtgaagtcgaacaaggcaaccggtcctgatgacatacctgttgatatctggaagctgctaggagatcgagggtccatgtggctcgcaactctacttaacaagatcgttgcagaaggacggactccagacgtttggcaaacttccgtgaccgtgcctgtctggaaaggaaaaggagacattgctgactgcacctcgtacaggcctatacgactgctgtgccatacgatgaaggttttttttgtcctcgaagctcgtctgaggaaaattgttagcgtttcactcaaccagtgcggctttgtgaaggactgcaccactgtagatgctatccatgctgtccgaatcctcctggagaaacatcgagagaagaaccgcagtgtgcatcttgcttttctcgatctcgagaaagctttcgaccgtgtcccacatgagctgttatggatgtccatgaggtcgcatagagtaccagaagaatatatgaggtggacgaagctgctttatgcgaagcctaccagcgttgtacgatgtgctgttggaacaagcaggccattccctgtacgagtaggggttcatcagggttcatccctctcatctctgctgttcatactgtgcatggacacgataacgaaggaaatccagaagcagcatccgtggactctactctttgccgacgatgtcatgctcgcgtcggagtctcgagatgatcttcagaaacaagtgcagtcttggaaggatcagctgcagcaatatggattgcgcctcaacacatcaaaaactgagtacatggagtgcggaccaaggatagaggatggttcaattcgtgttgatggcaccgaattaaacaaggtgaactgcttcaagtaccttggatccaaagtgacttccacaggcgacattgatcaagaaggtcgagcacgtgttaatgctgcatggatgaaatggaaaatggcaacaggggtactgtgcgacaagaaagtccctgttcgactgaagtcgaagatctacaggacggttgtgcgtcctgttgccctttacggatgcgagtgctggccgacaacgatagccttggaaagagtgctgcacgctatggagatgcggatgttgaggtggacgataggtgtgacgctaaaagagaaagtatccaacgacactgtgcgctccatcttcggtgtcgtcccgataactgagaagatgaaggaggcgcgactgagatggtttggtcacgtattgcggcgggaggaagattctgttgccaaaaccgctctgaagctcgacgtttcaggagtgaggccgcgcgggaggccaaagattcgctggttagaccgtgtgaagctggatatgatagatgcacgtttgtgtacggctgatgcaatggatacaaccaaatggaagacaagaagcagaaaagcggaccctgcaacaacgcgggacaaacgctag
- a CDS encoding hypothetical protein (NECATOR_CHRX.G22187.T1), with amino-acid sequence MKSFSWEERGVRVDGRFLSNLRSADDIVLFSSSTIEAQTMLNELNETEKRIGLRINRKKTQFMKNPYCEDGGVQLEGFQIVETSSYVYLGRSMNMENDLKEELNRRMRAAWAAFYEIAEQQTDQNLRAHLFGSTVLRALCYAAETWADTAATCRKLLTTQRALERCLRKFNKRTQHLDGLRSSDIRRMCRLRDPAEYISKANHRWAGHIMRRIDDRWTKRTLKWKRS; translated from the coding sequence ATGAAGTCattttcctgggaagaaagaggcgtacgtgttgatggaagatttctctcgaaccttcgttccgcggacgacatcgttctcttttcgagcagtaccattGAAGCacaaacgatgctcaacgaattgaacgaaacagagaagagaataggactgcgaataaacagaaagaagacacagttcatgaagaacccctactgcgaggacggaggagtacaacttgaaggcttccaaatcgtggaaacttcgtcatacgtatacctcggacgttctatgaacatggaaaacgacttgaaggaagaattgaatagaagaatgagagcagcatgggcagcattctaCGAAATTGCGGAGCAACAGACGGACCAAAATCTTCGTGCACATCTATTTGGCTCGACAGTTCTTcgagcgctctgttacgcagcggagacgtgggcagacaccgccgCCACGtgtaggaagctacttactacccagagagcccttgagagatgtcttcggAAGTTTAACAAGCGCACACAACACTTGGatggtcttcgcagctccgacatAAGAAGAATGtgccgtcttcgcgacccagcggaatatatatcgaaagcaaatcaTAGATGGGctggtcacattatgagaagaatcgacgatagatggactaaaagaacccTAAAGTGGAAGAGAAGCTAA
- a CDS encoding hypothetical protein (NECATOR_CHRX.G22188.T1), which yields MLDEAQPQEKAGRRQGSSYLDHIQIMSRVIEVCREYRLPFVLTFVDYEKAFDSVETNAIPSALVDQDDAISPKLLTAALQWVMKSFSWEERGVRVDGRFLSNLRSADDIVLFSSSTIEAQTMLNELNETEKRIGLRINRKKTQFMKNPYCEDGGVQLEGFQIVETSSYVYLGRSMNMENDLKEELNRRMRAAWAAFYEIAEQQTDQNLRAHLFGSTVLRALCYAAETWADTAATCRKLLTTQRALERCLRKFNKRTQHLDGLRSSDIRRMCRLRDPAEYISKANHRWAGHIMRRIDDRWTKRTLKWKRS from the exons atgctggatgaagcccagcctcaagaaaaAGCTGGACGCCGTCAGGGGTCCAGCTACTTAGACCACATCCAGATcatgtcgagggtcatagaggtttgccgggaataccgcctgccctttgttctaaccttcgtcgactatgagaaagccttcgacagcgtagaaacgaatgcaataccgtcagcgctggtcgaccagg ACGATGCCATATCGCCTAAGCTGTTAACGGCTGCACTGCAATGGGTAATGAAGTCattttcctgggaagaaagaggcgtacgtgttgatggaagatttctctcgaaccttcgttccgcggacgacatcgttctcttttcgagcagtaccattGAAGCacaaacgatgctcaacgaattgaacgaaacagagaagagaataggactgcgaataaacagaaagaagacacagttcatgaagaacccctactgcgaggacggaggagtacaacttgaaggcttccaaatcgtggaaacttcgtcatacgtatacctcggacgttctatgaacatggaaaacgacttgaaggaagaattgaatagaagaatgagagcagcatgggcagcattctaCGAAATTGCGGAGCAACAGACGGACCAAAATCTTCGTGCACATCTATTTGGCTCGACAGTTCTTcgagcgctctgttacgcagcggagacgtgggcagacaccgccgCCACGtgtaggaagctacttactacccagagagcccttgagagatgtcttcggAAGTTTAACAAGCGCACACAACACTTGGatggtcttcgcagctccgacatAAGAAGAATGtgccgtcttcgcgacccagcggaatatatatcgaaagcaaatcaTAGATGGGctggtcacattatgagaagaatcgacgatagatggactaaaagaacccTAAAGTGGAAGAGAAGCTAA
- a CDS encoding hypothetical protein (NECATOR_CHRX.G22189.T1), whose product MCSSEARAYPRSDAHCPRPGNVANMRGLPARGRSRPKKLVRHRQQHPVRLATLNVGTLTGRSRELADSLRKRRVDICCVQETRWKGSKARELGDGYKLIYHGTSNRNGVGIILNESFRNSVTAVDRLSDRLMAVKVDTGEVELRVVSAYAPQMGCSEEEKACFWEDLEQYVQSLESEEVLLIGGDFNGHVGSWKDGFESCHGGYGYGARNDDGLRILEYAVASDLIIANTQYRKRKSHLITYTSGGRETQIDFWMLRRRDRRLLQDSKVILTDHVAAQHHLLVMDLKISRPRKRHPRTETQRIKWWNLKDRKEAAIRKKKSKYKLWWRTREPEDRDVYLAAKREAKKAVSKAKSDSYKAVYDMLDTREGERAVYRLVGARHRSTLDMEHTKIVKGADGAVLRRSGQILERWREYYNHLCNEEFCHPPIPTVPSVEGPVLPITAVGVSAALAKVKSNKATGPDDIPVDIWKLLGDRGSMWLATLLNKIVAEGRTPDVWQTSVTVPVWKGKGDIADCTSYRPIRLLCHTMKVFFVLEARLRKIVSVSLNQCGFVKDCTTVDAIHAVRILLEKHREKNRSVHLAFLDLEKAFDRVPHELLWMSMRSHRVPEEYMRWTKLLYAKPTSVVRCAVGTSRPFPVRVGVHQGSSLSSLLFILCMDTITKEIQKQHPWTLLFADDVMLASESRDDLQKQVQSWKDQLQQYGLRLNTSKTEYMECGPRIEDGSIRVDGTELNKVNCFKYLGSKVTSTGDIDQEGRARVNAAWMKWKMATGVLCDKKVPVRLKSKIYRTVVRPVALYGCECWPTTIALERVLHAMEMRMLRWTIGVTLKEKVSNDTVRSIFGVVPITEKMKEARLRWFGHVLRREEDSVAKTALKLDVSGVRPRGRPKIRWLDRVKLDMIDARLCTADAMDTTKWKTRSRKADPATTRDKR is encoded by the exons atgtgttcttcagaagctagggcgtatcccagaagcgacgcgcattgtcctcgcccgggcaatgtggcaaatatgcgagggctaccggctagaggacgaagccggccaaagaagttagtccgccatcgccagcaacatccagtgcgcttggcaacacttaacgttgggacgcttactggaagaagtcgtgaactggcagacagtctcagaaaacgccgtgttgacatatgttgtgtacaggagactcgctggaaaggctccaaggcaagggaattaggcgatggctacaagctgatctaccacggcacatcaaatcgcaatggcgttggtatcatattgaacgagtcgtttagaaatagcgtcacagcggtggatcgactatcggatcgcttgatggctgtaaaagtagatacaggagaagtggaattgcgagtcgtctctgcttatgcgccacagatgggctgtagtgaagaagagaaggcgtgcttttgggaagatctggagcagtacgtccaatccctggaaagcgaagaagtacttttaatcggaggagacttcaacggacatgtcggttcttgGAAAGACGGATttgagagttgtcatggtggatacggctatggagctcgtaacgacgacgggttgcgaatcctggagtatgcggttgcaagtgacttgatcattgctaacacgcagtatcggaaaagaaaatcgcatttgatcacgtacaccagcggcggtcgtgaaacacaaatagatttctggatgttacgccgacgagatcgccgacttctgcaggattcaaaagtcatccttACAGatcatgtcgctgcccaacaccatctgctcgttatggacttgaaaatctcccgtccaaggaagagacatccaaggactgaaacacagcgcatcaaatggtggaatctgaaggatcgaaaggag GCGGCAATTCGtaagaagaagtccaagtataagctctggtggaggacacgtgagcctgaagatcgggatgtttacctagcggcgaagagggaggctaagaaggcagtctccaaggcgaagtcggacagctacaaggctgtgtacgacatgcttgataccagagaaggcgagcgggcagtgtatcgtttagtcggagcgcgtcatcgctcaacgttggatatggagcacaccaagatcgttaagggagctgatggagccgttctgcgccgctctggtcagatcctggagaggtggcgagagtactacaatcacttgtgtaacgaagagttctgtcatcctccgatcccaaccgttcccagcgtcgaaggtcctgttctaccaattactgccgtcggaGTCAGTGCTGCACTCGCAAAagtgaagtcgaacaaggcaaccggtcctgatgacatacctgttgatatctggaagctgctaggagatcgagggtccatgtggctcgcaactctacttaacaagatcgttgcagaaggacggactccagacgtttggcaaacttccgtgaccgtgcctgtctggaaaggaaaaggagacattgctgactgcacctcgtacaggcctatacgactgctgtgccatacgatgaaggttttttttgtcctcgaagctcgtctgaggaaaattgttagcgtttcactcaaccagtgcggctttgtgaaggactgcaccactgtagatgctatccatgctgtccgaatcctcctggagaaacatcgagagaagaaccgcagtgtgcatcttgcttttctcgatctcgagaaagctttcgaccgtgtcccacatgagctgttatggatgtccatgaggtcgcatagagtaccagaagaatatatgaggtggacgaagctgctttatgcgaagcctaccagcgttgtacgatgtgctgttggaacaagcaggccattccctgtacgagtaggggttcatcagggttcatccctctcatctctgctgttcatactgtgcatggacacgataacgaaggaaatccagaagcagcatccgtggactctactctttgccgacgatgtcatgctcgcgtcggagtctcgagatgatcttcagaaacaagtgcagtcttggaaggatcagctgcagcaatatggattgcgcctcaacacatcaaaaactgagtacatggagtgcggaccaaggatagaggatggttcaattcgtgttgatggcaccgaattaaacaaggtgaactgcttcaagtaccttggatccaaagtgacttccacaggcgacattgatcaagaaggtcgagcacgtgttaatgctgcatggatgaaatggaaaatggcaacaggggtactgtgcgacaagaaagtccctgttcgactgaagtcgaagatctacaggacggttgtgcgtcctgttgccctttacggatgcgagtgctggccgacaacgatagccttggaaagagtgctgcacgctatggagatgcggatgttgaggtggacgataggtgtgacgctaaaagagaaagtatccaacgacactgtgcgctccatcttcggtgtcgtcccgataactgagaagatgaaggaggcgcgactgagatggtttggtcacgtattgcggcgggaggaagattctgttgccaaaaccgctctgaagctcgacgtttcaggagtgaggccgcgcgggaggccaaagattcgctggttagaccgtgtgaagctggatatgatagatgcacgtttgtgtacggctgatgcaatggatacaaccaaatggaagacaagaagcagaaaagcggaccctgcaacaacgcgggacaaacgctag
- a CDS encoding hypothetical protein (NECATOR_CHRX.G22186.T2) produces MYHDIYTLSPEQSFIRFKEINSEPKPSAEWLAKKKKLRNAWLTSQPKTTTTTAALSDQFSTLLFAVLGFLVLVTLIGPLTCAVKRNAVKRQRNPDREVQGHLELIEQSLRSKSLLLEIKS; encoded by the exons ATGTACCACGATATTTACACCCTTTCTCCTGAGCAGAGCTTCATccgttttaaagaaattaactCCGAACCAAAACCTTCAGCCGAGTGgctggcaaagaagaaaaagttgagaaatgcATGGCTCACTTCTCAACCtaagacgacgacgacaacaGCTGCACTCTCGGATCAATTCTCTACACTTCTTTTCGCAGTACTCGGATTTCTTGTTTTGGTTACGCTCATCGGGCCACTG ACTTGCGCTGTGAAACGAAACGCTGTGAAACGGCAAAGAAATCCTGACCGTGAAGTCCAAGGACATCTAGAGTTAATCGAGCAGTCTCTCCGCTCGAAATCCTTGCTGCTCGAAATAAAATCTTAA